The following are encoded in a window of Narcine bancroftii isolate sNarBan1 chromosome 2, sNarBan1.hap1, whole genome shotgun sequence genomic DNA:
- the kbtbd2 gene encoding kelch repeat and BTB domain-containing protein 2 isoform X2 yields MFLISPGPRAMFMSGLSESKQTHVHLQNVHAPTLQIIITYAYTGNLVINDSTVEQLYETSSFLQVENVSQRCREYLIKKINAENCVRLLSFADLYSCEELKLSAKRMVEHKFTAVYHQDAFLQLSHDLLIDILSSDNLNVEKEETVREAAMVWLEYDTESRSQYLSSVLGQIRIDALSEVTQRAWFQGLPPNDKSVVVQGLYKSMPKFFKPRLGMTKEEMLIFTEVTGESPRSSFCAVCYSPQAEKVYKLCNPPGDLQRVGTLVTPDNDIYIAGGQVPLKTSITNNSKASKLQAAYRPVNCFYLFDALLNTWVPKTPMLCARNRPSLVCCEGYIYAIGGDNVAGEMNKRTVERYDCEADEWTLVNPLPCAWQWNAAVAVEDYIYVMAHNLTFCYCPRTDTWVEMAARQTSRCFASAAAFGDKIFYIGGLHIGNNSGIRIPSSTVDGSSVTVEVYDVIKNEWKIATNIPAKRYSDPCVRAVVVLNCLCVFMRDTHMNEKPKYAIYQYNMELDQWILRQSISERVLWDLGKDFRCSMGKLYPSCLEESLWKPPPSLFSQDGADEFELDGEMVSLPLNS; encoded by the exons GGCCATGTTTATGAGTGGGCTGAGTGAAAGCAAGCAGACACATGTTCATTTGCAGAATGTACATGCTCCAACGCTTCAGATAATCATTACATATGCATACACGGGTAACCTGGTAATAAATGACAGCACTGTGGAACAGCTCTACGAGACGTCATCTTTTCTGCAG GTGGAAAATGTATCTCAACGTTGTCGGGAATActtaataaagaaaataaatgctGAGAACTGTGTTCGATTACTCAGCTTTGCGGACTTGTACAGCTGTGAAGAGCTCAAATTAAGTGCGAAACGAATGGTGGAGCACAAATTCACAGCTGTTTATCATCAAGATGCGTTTCTGCAGTTGTCACATGATCTACTGATTGACATCCTTAGTAGTGACAATTTAAATGTCGAGAAGGAAGAGACCGTTCGTGAAGCTGCTATGGTGTGGCTTGAATACGACACCGAATCACGATCCCAATATTTATCTTCAGTCCTCGGCCAAATTAGAATTGATGCACTTTCTGAAGTAACACAGAGAGCCTGGTTCCAAGGCCTACCACCCAACGATAAGTCTGTTGTGGTGCAAGGACTGTATAAATCTATGCCAAAATTCTTCAAACCGAGACTTGGTATGACTAAAGAAGAAATGCTTATATTCACTGAAGTGACTGGTGAAAGTCCTCGTTCTTCCTTTTGTGCTGTTTGCTACAGCCCTCAGGCAGAGAAGGTATACAAACTGTGTAACCCACCTGGAGATTTGCAGAGAGTGGGCACACTTGTTACTCCTGACAATGACATTTACATTGCAGGTGGACAGGTACCTTTGAAAACTTCTATCACAAATAATAGTAAAGCAAGTAAACTTCAGGCTGCATATAGACCTGTGAATTGTTTCTATTTGTTTGATGCTCTGCTGAACACATGGGTTCCAAAGACTCCAATGCTGTGCGCTCGCAACCGACCTTCTTTGGTGTGCTGTGAGGGATATATCTATGCAATAGGAGGAGACAATGTTGCTGGAGAAATGAACAAACGGACAGTGGAACGGTATGACTGTGAAGCAGATGAATGGACTTTAGTGAATCCCTTGCCTTGTGCTTGGCAGTGGAATGCAGCTGTGGCTGTGGAAGACTACATTTATGTTATGGCACACAATTTAACATTTTGCTACTGCCCACGTACTGACACGTGGGTTGAAATGGCTGCACGTCAAACAAGCAGGTGTTTTGCCTCAGCTGCAGCCTTTGGAGACAAAATTTTCTACATTGGTGGTTTGCATATTGGAAATAACTCAGGCATCCGAATACCTTCGAGCACTGTTGATGGTTCCTCTGTAACTGTTGAAGTATATGATGTGATCAAAAATGAGTGGAAAATAGCAACTAATATCCCTGCAAAACGCTACTCTGACCCATGTGTAAGGGCAGTAGTGGTTTTGAACTGCTTATGTGTGTTTATGAGAGACACTCATATGAATGAAAAACCCAAGTATGCAATCTATCAATACAACATGGAGTTGGACCAATGGATCCTGCGTCAGTCCATTTCAGAACGAGTCCTCTGGGACCTTGGTAAAGATTTTCGGTGCAGTATGGGGAAACTTTACCCCTCGTGTCTGGAAGAATCTCTTTGGAAGCCTCCACCGTCTCTTTTTTCACAAGATGGAGCAGATGA